A single window of Pogona vitticeps strain Pit_001003342236 chromosome 11, PviZW2.1, whole genome shotgun sequence DNA harbors:
- the NHSL2 gene encoding NHS-like protein 2 isoform X2 produces MERVGSLLMPWHKTATSNVDPEVKKPTPPKLLWHQPTNIFLAKPVGVEELHHEAELNLQSLLQEEYEEPYSEARVSGQTFRYASPVSPDRPLGCSPRPPSAKRLEFVFMPSSQQVNEKESTTLGVRALEPSLSLPPTPDRNTSWAQASLLPSLDEKQAHPPCPTQANIVPINVSGQPFARHASARHSLFNTETAMNPKSLLRRRRTVIGFPHLSLRDQGNSNGPVLNPPATVTESVSCHFVSDVANGRSAAHQTRSPHPRPQLRKTFSDLGGVLQGRCCLAPTGHLENPRVVYASPSCNGPKEDSVFSPAWSASSFGYVSPSASQGELTGENQAQLAPCSPRGTPDSDRPASFFIDNEQGVGSHGNGMFCAPPKSPTEAEEGSKGGPKEVKASLVFISAGEGEVPPPEKDRVASRFRERSLSVPTDTVSLCSVDIGGSETCGLSYPSASSEGSTSTDNVSLAVEQDAQTKQRRQRLKSISLKKARKKPCPPIRSVSLIKEEQGSKAEPDSEALPQDQRPTSLCLLPEAQVHRQDRGDAPQELEGVPYTQQWYMPEWASGDPYCSLSGSSTATGTTVIELSKAPRGSSESLPSPSISRATTPSQVSAEVFLKSSSPGRPTGVMSPSSGYSSQSETPTPTVPTSAVLGHTPHQGGRRRPLVPERKSSLPPLSPMERSPKSQLSFDLPFAPQAHLDLSGLKISRKGKAKVSRHHSDSTFGVKLVPKLSPVQPVMPMVTQLDLRSVRLRSVSRSETEDNPESPEPLEEPGKKVRPPVAEKPPLSRRPPMLLHKTPPVQEESPTSSPTSPRTPQGGIPVENIYMVSRRPEPRWDTEAWSPVESPSPVGAASPAQPSPGAFFCPVRRLSEDSLEEEEETMKPTLPAERTPRRESHKAKVPPPVPKKPSVLYLPLAASPRHPAAGHGESRLAASPVVMLDEDSAYPELAACKVPSPGAHEVNASPPPADVSWGDISGNSVDLRANEKNVVNDKTAESITEEDDDVFVTSRTTEDLFTVIHRSKRKLLGWKEPADTFGNRQNSQVPSKNTTGPLINECPPGNTRTSSRNEDFKALLQKKGGKGATGIRTSAAELLKTTNPLARRVMTEFTVDGAIQGQKAQP; encoded by the exons CCCTCAAGCCAGCAAGTGAATGAGAAGGAGAGCACGACGTTGGGGGTCAGGGCCCTGGAGCCATCGCTCAGCTTACCGCCCACTCCGGACAGGAACACGTCCTGGGCCCAAGCCAGCCTGTTGCCGTCTCTGGATGAGAAGCAAGCGCACCCACCCTGTCCAACGCAAGCCAACATTGTTCCCATCAACGTCTCTG GACAGCCCTTTGCAAGGCACGCAAGTGCACGCCATTCCCTCTTTAACACCGAGACAGCCATGAACCCCAAATCTTTGCTGCGGCGGAGACGGACAGTCATTGGTTTCCCTCACCTGTCTTTGCGGGACCAAG GCAACAGCAACGGTCCTGTTCTCAACCCTCCAGCGACCGTGACAGAGTCGGTTTCTTGCCATTTCGTTTCTGACGTGGCCAACGGGAGGAGCGCCGCCCACCAGACCCGGTCTCCTCATCCGCGCCCCCAGCTGAGAAAGACTTTCAGTGACCTAGGAGGAGTCCTTCAGGGACGGTGTTGCCTGGCGCCCACGGGGCACCTGGAGAATCCCAGGGTCGTGTACGCCAGCCCATCGTGCAACGGCCCCAAGGAAGACTCGGTCTTCTCCCCTGCTTGGAGCGCATCCTCTTTCGGCTACGTGAGCCCCTCGGCCAGCCAAGGCGAGCTGACGGGGGAGAACCAAGCCCAGCTGGCGCCTTGCAGCCCGAGGGGAACGCCGGACTCCGACCGACCCGCCTCCTTTTTCATTGACAACGAACAGGGGGTCGGAAGCCATGGGAACGGGATGTTTTGTGCTCCACCCAAGTCGCCCACGGAGGCTGAAGAAGGCTCCAAAGGGGGGCCGAAAGAAGTCAAGGCGAGTCTGGTCTTCATCAGCGCGGGCGAAGGAGAGGTTCCCCCGCCAGAGAAGGACCGGGTGGCGTCCAGGTTCCGCGAGAggtctctctctgtccccacgGACACGGTGTCTCTGTGTTCCGTGGACATCGGGGGCAGCGAGACCTGTGGCCTGAGCTACCCCAGCGCCAGCTCCGAGGGCAGCACCAGCACAGACAACGTCTCCCTGGCGGTGGAGCAGGACGCTCAAACCAAGCAGCGTCGGCAGCGCCTCAAGAGCATCTCTCTCAAGAAGGCCAGGAAGAAGCCCTGCCCGCCCATCCGCAGTGTCTCGTTGATCAAAGAAGAGCAAGGCAGCAAGGCAGAGCCCGACAGCGAGGCCCTGCCTCAAGACCAGAGGCCCACAAGCCTGTGTCTGCTGCCCGAAGCCCAGGTCCACCGCCAAGACCGTGGAGATGCGCCTCAGGAGCTGGAAGGCGTGCCCTATACTCAGCAGTGGTATATGCCGGAGTGGGCATCCGGCGACCCCTATTGCTCCCTGTCAGGCTCTAGCACGGCGACCGGGACCACCGTGATCGAGCTGTCCAAGGCTCCGCGCGGGAGCTCCGAGTCCCTGccttctccctccatctctcgAGCTACCACGCCATCCCAGGTTTCAGCGGAGGTGTTCTTGAAATCCTCCTCCCCGGGGAGGCCGACGGGAGTCATGTCCCCCTCCAGCGGCTACTCCAGTCAGTCGGAAACGCCAACGCCGACTGTCCCGACGTCCGCGGTCCTTGGGCACACCCCGCACCAGGGCGGGCGGAGGAGGCCCCTTGTCCCCGAGCGCAAGTCCTCGCTGCCCCCGCTCTCGCCCATGGAGCGCAGCCCCAAATCGCAGCTCTCGTTCGACTTGCCGTTCGCGCCCCAGGCTCACCTGGATCTCTCGGGCTTGAAAATCTCCCGCAAGGGCAAAGCCAAAGTGAGCCGGCACCACTCGGACTCCACCTTTGGAGTCAAGCTGGTCCCCAAGCTTAGCCCGGTGCAGCCGGTCATGCCCATGGTGACGCAGCTGGACCTGCGCTCCGTCCGCCTGCGCTCCGTCAGCCGCTCGGAGACGGAGGACAACCCAGAGAGCCCCGAACCCCTGGAAGAGCCTGGGAAGAAGGTCCGGCCGCCGGTGGCCGAGAAGCCGCCCCTCTCGCGGAGGCCCCCCATGCTCTTGCACAAGACCCCGCCGGTCCAGGAGGAGTCTCCCACGAGCTCGCCCACCTCTCCCCGGACACCCCAAGGAGGCATCCCTGTGGAGAACATTTATATGGTGTCCCGGAGGCCTGAGCCTCGGTGGGACACGGAGGCCTGGAGCCCTGTGGAGTCGCCTTCTCCGGTGGGAGCGGCCTCCCCCGCGCAGCCCTCCCCGGGGGCGTTTTTCTGCCCTGTGAGGCGTCTCTCTGAAGACAgcttggaggaagaggaggagacgaTGAAGCCCACGCTTCCGGCGGAGAGAACCCCCAGGAGGGAGAGCCACAAAGCCAAAGTCCCACCCCCCGTCCCCAAGAAGCCGAGTGTGCTTTATCTGCCCCTGGCGGCCTCCCCGCGTCACCCAGCGGCCGGTCACGGAGAGTCGAGATTGGCCGCCAGCCCTGTTGTTATGCTGGACGAGGACTCTGCCTATCCCGAGCTGGCCGCTTGCAAGGTGCCGTCTCCGGGGGCCCATGAGGTGAACGCCAGCCCGCCTCCTGCGGACGTGTCTTGGGGAGACATTTCAG GGAACTCTGTGGACTTGAGAGCCAATGAGAAAAACGTTGTCAATGACAAAACAGCCGAGTCAATAACTGAGGAggatgacgatgtttttgtgactTCCAGAACTACAGAGGATTTATTTACTGTCATTCACAG gTCCAAGCGGAAGTTACTGGGGTGGAAGGAACCCGCCGATACCTTTGGCAACCGGCAGAATTCCCAGGTGCCCTCAAAGAATACAACGGGCCCCCTGATCAATGAGTGTCCTCCGGGAAACACAAGAACCTCCAGTCGGAATGAAGACTTTAAGGCTCTTCTTCAGAAAAAAGGGGGTAAGGGTGCCACTGGCATCCGAACCTCGGCAGCCGAACTTCTCAAGACGACCAACCCTTTGGCTCGGAGGGTCATGACTGAGTTTACTGTAGACGGGGCAATCCAAGGCCAGAAGGCTCAGCCATGA
- the NHSL2 gene encoding NHS-like protein 2 isoform X5, producing the protein MPSSQQVNEKESTTLGVRALEPSLSLPPTPDRNTSWAQASLLPSLDEKQAHPPCPTQANIVPINVSGQPFARHASARHSLFNTETAMNPKSLLRRRRTVIGFPHLSLRDQGNSNGPVLNPPATVTESVSCHFVSDVANGRSAAHQTRSPHPRPQLRKTFSDLGGVLQGRCCLAPTGHLENPRVVYASPSCNGPKEDSVFSPAWSASSFGYVSPSASQGELTGENQAQLAPCSPRGTPDSDRPASFFIDNEQGVGSHGNGMFCAPPKSPTEAEEGSKGGPKEVKASLVFISAGEGEVPPPEKDRVASRFRERSLSVPTDTVSLCSVDIGGSETCGLSYPSASSEGSTSTDNVSLAVEQDAQTKQRRQRLKSISLKKARKKPCPPIRSVSLIKEEQGSKAEPDSEALPQDQRPTSLCLLPEAQVHRQDRGDAPQELEGVPYTQQWYMPEWASGDPYCSLSGSSTATGTTVIELSKAPRGSSESLPSPSISRATTPSQVSAEVFLKSSSPGRPTGVMSPSSGYSSQSETPTPTVPTSAVLGHTPHQGGRRRPLVPERKSSLPPLSPMERSPKSQLSFDLPFAPQAHLDLSGLKISRKGKAKVSRHHSDSTFGVKLVPKLSPVQPVMPMVTQLDLRSVRLRSVSRSETEDNPESPEPLEEPGKKVRPPVAEKPPLSRRPPMLLHKTPPVQEESPTSSPTSPRTPQGGIPVENIYMVSRRPEPRWDTEAWSPVESPSPVGAASPAQPSPGAFFCPVRRLSEDSLEEEEETMKPTLPAERTPRRESHKAKVPPPVPKKPSVLYLPLAASPRHPAAGHGESRLAASPVVMLDEDSAYPELAACKVPSPGAHEVNASPPPADVSWGDISGNSVDLRANEKNVVNDKTAESITEEDDDVFVTSRTTEDLFTVIHRSKRKLLGWKEPADTFGNRQNSQVPSKNTTGPLINECPPGNTRTSSRNEDFKALLQKKGGKGATGIRTSAAELLKTTNPLARRVMTEFTVDGAIQGQKAQP; encoded by the exons CCCTCAAGCCAGCAAGTGAATGAGAAGGAGAGCACGACGTTGGGGGTCAGGGCCCTGGAGCCATCGCTCAGCTTACCGCCCACTCCGGACAGGAACACGTCCTGGGCCCAAGCCAGCCTGTTGCCGTCTCTGGATGAGAAGCAAGCGCACCCACCCTGTCCAACGCAAGCCAACATTGTTCCCATCAACGTCTCTG GACAGCCCTTTGCAAGGCACGCAAGTGCACGCCATTCCCTCTTTAACACCGAGACAGCCATGAACCCCAAATCTTTGCTGCGGCGGAGACGGACAGTCATTGGTTTCCCTCACCTGTCTTTGCGGGACCAAG GCAACAGCAACGGTCCTGTTCTCAACCCTCCAGCGACCGTGACAGAGTCGGTTTCTTGCCATTTCGTTTCTGACGTGGCCAACGGGAGGAGCGCCGCCCACCAGACCCGGTCTCCTCATCCGCGCCCCCAGCTGAGAAAGACTTTCAGTGACCTAGGAGGAGTCCTTCAGGGACGGTGTTGCCTGGCGCCCACGGGGCACCTGGAGAATCCCAGGGTCGTGTACGCCAGCCCATCGTGCAACGGCCCCAAGGAAGACTCGGTCTTCTCCCCTGCTTGGAGCGCATCCTCTTTCGGCTACGTGAGCCCCTCGGCCAGCCAAGGCGAGCTGACGGGGGAGAACCAAGCCCAGCTGGCGCCTTGCAGCCCGAGGGGAACGCCGGACTCCGACCGACCCGCCTCCTTTTTCATTGACAACGAACAGGGGGTCGGAAGCCATGGGAACGGGATGTTTTGTGCTCCACCCAAGTCGCCCACGGAGGCTGAAGAAGGCTCCAAAGGGGGGCCGAAAGAAGTCAAGGCGAGTCTGGTCTTCATCAGCGCGGGCGAAGGAGAGGTTCCCCCGCCAGAGAAGGACCGGGTGGCGTCCAGGTTCCGCGAGAggtctctctctgtccccacgGACACGGTGTCTCTGTGTTCCGTGGACATCGGGGGCAGCGAGACCTGTGGCCTGAGCTACCCCAGCGCCAGCTCCGAGGGCAGCACCAGCACAGACAACGTCTCCCTGGCGGTGGAGCAGGACGCTCAAACCAAGCAGCGTCGGCAGCGCCTCAAGAGCATCTCTCTCAAGAAGGCCAGGAAGAAGCCCTGCCCGCCCATCCGCAGTGTCTCGTTGATCAAAGAAGAGCAAGGCAGCAAGGCAGAGCCCGACAGCGAGGCCCTGCCTCAAGACCAGAGGCCCACAAGCCTGTGTCTGCTGCCCGAAGCCCAGGTCCACCGCCAAGACCGTGGAGATGCGCCTCAGGAGCTGGAAGGCGTGCCCTATACTCAGCAGTGGTATATGCCGGAGTGGGCATCCGGCGACCCCTATTGCTCCCTGTCAGGCTCTAGCACGGCGACCGGGACCACCGTGATCGAGCTGTCCAAGGCTCCGCGCGGGAGCTCCGAGTCCCTGccttctccctccatctctcgAGCTACCACGCCATCCCAGGTTTCAGCGGAGGTGTTCTTGAAATCCTCCTCCCCGGGGAGGCCGACGGGAGTCATGTCCCCCTCCAGCGGCTACTCCAGTCAGTCGGAAACGCCAACGCCGACTGTCCCGACGTCCGCGGTCCTTGGGCACACCCCGCACCAGGGCGGGCGGAGGAGGCCCCTTGTCCCCGAGCGCAAGTCCTCGCTGCCCCCGCTCTCGCCCATGGAGCGCAGCCCCAAATCGCAGCTCTCGTTCGACTTGCCGTTCGCGCCCCAGGCTCACCTGGATCTCTCGGGCTTGAAAATCTCCCGCAAGGGCAAAGCCAAAGTGAGCCGGCACCACTCGGACTCCACCTTTGGAGTCAAGCTGGTCCCCAAGCTTAGCCCGGTGCAGCCGGTCATGCCCATGGTGACGCAGCTGGACCTGCGCTCCGTCCGCCTGCGCTCCGTCAGCCGCTCGGAGACGGAGGACAACCCAGAGAGCCCCGAACCCCTGGAAGAGCCTGGGAAGAAGGTCCGGCCGCCGGTGGCCGAGAAGCCGCCCCTCTCGCGGAGGCCCCCCATGCTCTTGCACAAGACCCCGCCGGTCCAGGAGGAGTCTCCCACGAGCTCGCCCACCTCTCCCCGGACACCCCAAGGAGGCATCCCTGTGGAGAACATTTATATGGTGTCCCGGAGGCCTGAGCCTCGGTGGGACACGGAGGCCTGGAGCCCTGTGGAGTCGCCTTCTCCGGTGGGAGCGGCCTCCCCCGCGCAGCCCTCCCCGGGGGCGTTTTTCTGCCCTGTGAGGCGTCTCTCTGAAGACAgcttggaggaagaggaggagacgaTGAAGCCCACGCTTCCGGCGGAGAGAACCCCCAGGAGGGAGAGCCACAAAGCCAAAGTCCCACCCCCCGTCCCCAAGAAGCCGAGTGTGCTTTATCTGCCCCTGGCGGCCTCCCCGCGTCACCCAGCGGCCGGTCACGGAGAGTCGAGATTGGCCGCCAGCCCTGTTGTTATGCTGGACGAGGACTCTGCCTATCCCGAGCTGGCCGCTTGCAAGGTGCCGTCTCCGGGGGCCCATGAGGTGAACGCCAGCCCGCCTCCTGCGGACGTGTCTTGGGGAGACATTTCAG GGAACTCTGTGGACTTGAGAGCCAATGAGAAAAACGTTGTCAATGACAAAACAGCCGAGTCAATAACTGAGGAggatgacgatgtttttgtgactTCCAGAACTACAGAGGATTTATTTACTGTCATTCACAG gTCCAAGCGGAAGTTACTGGGGTGGAAGGAACCCGCCGATACCTTTGGCAACCGGCAGAATTCCCAGGTGCCCTCAAAGAATACAACGGGCCCCCTGATCAATGAGTGTCCTCCGGGAAACACAAGAACCTCCAGTCGGAATGAAGACTTTAAGGCTCTTCTTCAGAAAAAAGGGGGTAAGGGTGCCACTGGCATCCGAACCTCGGCAGCCGAACTTCTCAAGACGACCAACCCTTTGGCTCGGAGGGTCATGACTGAGTTTACTGTAGACGGGGCAATCCAAGGCCAGAAGGCTCAGCCATGA